A single genomic interval of Demequina sp. NBRC 110054 harbors:
- a CDS encoding response regulator transcription factor yields the protein MSQRRILVVDDEDNLRTMLVAALKYEGYDVSFAPDGQTALKMVRESAPDLIVLDVMMPDLDGFAVCKRLRDAGNRTPVVFLTARDSSSDKVQGLQIGGDDYLSKPFALEELVARVEAVLRRVDSSPDSAETWTLADLVMDDVAHRVTRAGEEVHLSPTEYNLVKFLLQNTGRVLSRGQLLQNVWGYAPDDDPSVVETYVGYIRRKVDAYEPKLIHTVRGVGYTMRVQQA from the coding sequence ATGTCACAGCGCCGAATCCTGGTTGTCGACGACGAGGACAACCTCCGCACCATGCTCGTTGCCGCCCTCAAGTACGAGGGTTACGACGTCTCGTTCGCACCTGATGGGCAGACCGCCCTCAAGATGGTGCGCGAGTCCGCCCCCGATCTGATCGTCCTCGACGTGATGATGCCCGACCTCGACGGCTTCGCCGTGTGCAAGCGCCTGCGCGATGCCGGCAACCGCACGCCGGTCGTGTTCCTCACGGCGCGCGACTCGTCGTCCGACAAGGTTCAGGGGCTCCAGATCGGAGGCGACGACTATCTCTCGAAGCCGTTCGCGCTCGAGGAGCTCGTCGCGCGCGTCGAGGCCGTGCTGCGACGCGTCGACTCGTCGCCCGACTCGGCCGAGACCTGGACTCTCGCGGATCTCGTCATGGACGACGTCGCCCACCGCGTGACCCGCGCCGGTGAGGAGGTGCACCTGTCCCCCACCGAGTACAACCTCGTGAAGTTCCTGCTCCAGAACACCGGCCGCGTGCTCTCGCGCGGCCAGCTGCTGCAGAACGTGTGGGGCTACGCACCCGATGACGACCCGTCGGTCGTCGAGACCTACGTGGGCTACATCCGCCGCAAGGTGGACGCCTACGAGCCCAAGCTCATCCACACCGTCCGCGGCGTGGGCTACACGATGCGAGTGCAGCAGGCGTGA
- a CDS encoding cell wall metabolism sensor histidine kinase WalK — MSLRARLLIGLAIVAAIAIGVAVTVTVTTHSYLVQQLEERLESYSDPIDSFLGRRGGGSQDLAPVSPPDALTEDEEEMGERPSDAYTGLLDQDGNWAFLLESNTGDGDSVPDIDSIDTSKLSTTDDVYFTVGAQEGADSEYLVLVRYSDTFDAWSFTAVSLDSVHDATTQLIVIETLGIIALLAGLSLVALWVIRLGITPMRQMVDASKQIAEGDMSVRLEGASAGSESHDLAIALNSMIGRLTASLTERERSEKKLREFVADASHELRTPLTTVLGYAQLYRKGALAEKSDVDDAWNRTEAEASRMKRLVEEMLELAKFDALPELQRVDIDITALAAEIVGDSAAAHAETEFALDADGPAVAAIDPDKVRQAVLNLVRNAAIHGGDHVNVRVTATDGAVRIAVEDDGPGMTPEIAARATERFVRGDSSRSRAKGGGSGLGLAITAAIVDAHGGTLSVASTVGHGTTVTLTIPRAPLTTGAVPVLTQD; from the coding sequence ATGTCCCTGCGGGCACGCCTGCTCATCGGGTTGGCGATCGTCGCCGCGATCGCCATCGGCGTCGCCGTGACCGTCACCGTCACGACCCACAGCTATCTGGTGCAGCAGCTCGAGGAGCGGCTCGAGTCGTATTCGGACCCGATCGACTCCTTCCTCGGTCGCCGCGGCGGCGGCTCGCAGGACCTCGCGCCCGTGAGCCCTCCCGACGCCCTCACCGAGGACGAGGAGGAGATGGGTGAGCGCCCCTCGGACGCCTACACCGGCCTTCTCGATCAGGACGGCAACTGGGCCTTCCTCCTCGAGTCGAACACCGGCGACGGCGATTCAGTCCCGGACATCGACTCGATCGACACCTCGAAGCTGTCGACGACGGACGACGTCTACTTCACGGTGGGGGCGCAGGAAGGGGCGGACAGCGAGTATCTGGTCCTGGTCCGCTACTCGGACACTTTCGACGCGTGGTCCTTCACGGCGGTGTCGCTGGACAGCGTGCACGACGCGACGACCCAGCTCATCGTGATCGAGACCCTCGGCATCATCGCGCTGCTCGCAGGCCTGAGCCTCGTCGCGCTGTGGGTGATCCGGCTCGGCATCACGCCGATGCGACAGATGGTCGACGCGTCGAAGCAGATCGCGGAGGGAGACATGTCGGTGCGCCTCGAGGGCGCCTCCGCCGGCTCCGAGAGCCACGACCTCGCGATCGCGCTGAACTCGATGATCGGCCGCCTGACCGCCTCCCTTACTGAGCGCGAGCGCTCCGAGAAGAAGCTCAGGGAGTTCGTCGCCGACGCCTCGCACGAGCTGCGCACCCCGCTCACGACCGTGCTCGGCTACGCCCAGCTCTACCGCAAGGGGGCGCTCGCCGAGAAGTCCGACGTGGACGACGCGTGGAACCGCACCGAGGCCGAGGCCAGCCGCATGAAGCGTCTGGTCGAGGAGATGCTCGAGCTCGCGAAGTTCGACGCCCTCCCCGAGCTGCAGCGCGTGGACATCGACATCACGGCGCTCGCCGCCGAGATCGTCGGCGACTCCGCCGCGGCGCACGCCGAGACCGAGTTCGCGCTCGACGCGGACGGGCCCGCCGTCGCCGCGATCGACCCCGACAAGGTGCGCCAGGCGGTGTTGAACCTCGTCCGCAACGCCGCGATCCACGGCGGCGATCACGTCAACGTCCGCGTGACCGCTACCGACGGCGCTGTGCGCATCGCGGTCGAGGACGACGGACCCGGCATGACGCCCGAGATCGCCGCCCGAGCGACCGAACGCTTCGTGCGCGGCGACTCGTCGCGCTCGCGCGCCAAGGGCGGGGGCTCGGGGCTGGGGCTCGCCATCACCGCGGCGATCGTCGACGCCCATGGAGGCACGCTGTCGGTCGCGAGCACCGTCGGTCACGGCACCACGGTGACGCTCACGATCCCGCGCGCGCCGCTCACCACGGGCGCGGTGCCCGTGCTGACGCAGGACTGA